In one window of Pseudobdellovibrionaceae bacterium DNA:
- a CDS encoding exodeoxyribonuclease VII small subunit: protein MDFEKKLGRLEEIVSAMEGGELSLEDSLKLFEEGIKHSRECNKQLSEAEAKVKLLVKVDDNGQAVTEDFSADVDE from the coding sequence ATGGACTTTGAAAAAAAATTGGGGCGTCTTGAAGAAATCGTCTCAGCTATGGAGGGTGGCGAATTGTCACTTGAAGATTCACTAAAACTTTTTGAAGAGGGTATTAAACACTCGCGTGAGTGCAACAAGCAGTTATCCGAGGCCGAGGCGAAGGTGAAACTTTTGGTTAAGGTGGATGACAATGGGCAGGCCGTGACTGAAGATTTTTCTGCGGACGTGGATGAATGA
- a CDS encoding haloacid dehalogenase-like hydrolase — MIEFPQSKVNEIIASIDRHLDQFSGTPVAAFDADGTLWDMDLGENFFKYQIRENLLPDLPANPWEYYLNLHDNISAVQSYLWLAQINADLPIDQVREWAKKAVATVGELPIFKAHKQIIDHLLKNNVDIFIVTASIQWAVEPGAQFLDIPTENVIGVKTRIENGLVTTEQEGAVTYREGKVTGLLERNGNRHPFFCAGNTQGDLPLLEASKGLRLVVAASPETSTNYKSERKMIELANERGWFCHSYL, encoded by the coding sequence GTGATCGAGTTCCCACAATCTAAAGTAAATGAAATCATTGCCAGCATTGACCGCCATCTCGATCAGTTCTCAGGCACTCCCGTGGCTGCCTTTGATGCTGATGGCACTTTGTGGGATATGGATTTGGGCGAGAATTTTTTTAAATACCAAATTCGTGAAAATCTTTTGCCAGACCTCCCTGCAAACCCTTGGGAGTATTACCTCAATTTGCATGATAACATTTCAGCCGTTCAGTCTTATCTTTGGTTGGCACAGATCAATGCAGATCTCCCCATTGATCAGGTGCGTGAGTGGGCAAAAAAAGCCGTAGCCACCGTTGGTGAACTTCCTATTTTTAAAGCCCACAAGCAGATCATTGATCACCTTTTAAAAAACAACGTCGATATTTTTATAGTTACCGCATCGATACAATGGGCTGTGGAGCCCGGAGCCCAATTTCTTGATATCCCCACAGAAAATGTCATCGGCGTAAAAACCCGCATTGAAAATGGTTTGGTAACCACAGAGCAAGAAGGTGCTGTCACTTACCGCGAGGGCAAGGTCACAGGTCTGCTAGAGCGAAACGGAAATCGACACCCTTTCTTCTGTGCTGGAAATACGCAAGGAGATTTGCCCCTACTTGAGGCTTCAAAGGGCCTGCGTCTTGTCGTTGCCGCATCACCTGAAACATCCACCAACTACAAATCTGAACGCAAAATGATCGAACTGGCTAACGAACGGGGTTGGTTTTGCCACTCGTACCTTTAA
- a CDS encoding aminopeptidase P N-terminal domain-containing protein, whose protein sequence is MRKSIYDMSVFKERRDRLAKLLNGAALVLPAHPEYVRNHDVHHSYRQDSNLFYLSGFEEPESVFVFRPGRSPETVLFVRDKNPLRETWDGFRYGPKLAQTEFGVDAAFIVDDFEKEAPALLRDVDVVYYSLFMNTDFDVRFRHVIETVKASWGRSGKGNLAIKDSVPLIGEMRVRKTPYEIEVMQKAADISAEAHIEVMKATRPGVSERALHGLFIKEIMERGAAREGYGTIVAGGNNATTLHYVFNDQPLKDGEIMLIDAGAEYHYYSGDITRSYPVSGKFNGAQKRVYQKVLDVQKRMVAMVKPGVTLKQLQETARNELIDVMIDEKLLKGSKDQIVEEKSYLAFYPHGVSHWLGMDVHDAGAYEVNGESRQLEPGFCITVEPGLYVPAHLDNVPEELKGIGIRIEDNIVVTEDGHGNLTDRAPKEVDELEAIIGQG, encoded by the coding sequence ATGAGAAAAAGCATATATGACATGTCCGTATTTAAGGAACGTCGGGATCGGCTAGCAAAACTATTAAATGGGGCTGCATTGGTTTTGCCGGCGCATCCCGAGTATGTAAGAAATCACGACGTTCATCACTCTTACAGACAAGACTCAAACTTGTTTTACCTTTCTGGTTTTGAAGAGCCTGAAAGTGTTTTTGTATTTCGACCGGGGCGCAGCCCAGAAACAGTGTTGTTTGTTCGCGACAAAAACCCTTTACGTGAAACTTGGGATGGTTTTCGTTATGGCCCGAAGCTTGCCCAAACAGAGTTTGGTGTGGACGCTGCATTTATTGTGGATGATTTTGAAAAAGAAGCGCCGGCATTATTGCGTGATGTAGACGTGGTCTACTACAGCCTTTTTATGAACACAGACTTTGATGTTCGCTTTCGCCATGTCATTGAAACTGTGAAGGCCAGTTGGGGCCGAAGTGGCAAGGGCAACTTGGCGATCAAAGACTCAGTACCATTGATCGGTGAAATGCGGGTGCGAAAGACGCCTTATGAAATCGAAGTGATGCAGAAAGCGGCAGATATTTCAGCCGAAGCACACATTGAAGTGATGAAGGCCACAAGACCGGGCGTCAGTGAGCGAGCTTTGCACGGCCTCTTTATCAAAGAAATTATGGAGCGTGGGGCTGCCCGCGAAGGTTACGGAACCATCGTCGCTGGCGGCAACAACGCCACCACTTTGCACTATGTTTTTAATGATCAGCCCTTAAAAGATGGCGAGATTATGTTGATTGATGCGGGGGCCGAGTATCACTACTACTCTGGCGACATCACCCGCAGTTATCCTGTGAGTGGAAAGTTCAATGGCGCCCAAAAACGGGTGTATCAAAAAGTTTTAGACGTCCAGAAGCGTATGGTGGCGATGGTTAAGCCAGGGGTCACTCTTAAACAATTGCAAGAAACCGCCAGAAATGAGTTAATCGACGTCATGATTGACGAAAAATTACTTAAAGGTTCGAAAGATCAAATCGTTGAAGAAAAATCGTATCTCGCCTTTTATCCTCATGGAGTCAGCCATTGGCTCGGAATGGACGTTCACGATGCGGGAGCCTATGAAGTGAACGGTGAGTCTCGGCAATTAGAACCGGGATTTTGTATTACTGTAGAGCCAGGTCTTTATGTGCCAGCTCACTTGGACAATGTGCCAGAAGAGCTTAAAGGCATTGGAATTCGCATCGAGGATAACATTGTGGTCACTGAAGACGGCCACGGTAATCTTACCGATAGAGCCCCGAAAGAAGTGGACGAGTTAGAAGCTATAATAGGTCAAGGTTAA
- a CDS encoding exodeoxyribonuclease VII large subunit, which produces MGFSDWANEEPEDNQPVANEPHVFSVSELNGSVREILESQFSLIWLQGEISNFKAHTSGHFYFSLKDDKAQVNAVMFRGFNSRLKFRPESGMEVLVRGKITVYEPRGNYQVFCETMEPVGAGALQKAFEQLKAKLQKEGLFAKERKKPLPAFPKHIAVVTSPTGAAIRDILNVLKRRHRGAEVTVVPALVQGPTAAASIVKGIEAANKIKNIDVIIVGRGGGSIEDLWCFNEESVARAIVASQKPIISAVGHEVDFTISDFVADLRAPTPSAAAELVVKNSEDLLERIKQIRHRLLRSMNFIIHHHRQRLTHLGKRLIDPQRRLQDLSMRCDELTQRLELSVERFVSLKRQQLQHLLKRLGTPLALVDRQRQRVAMLGLRLASSQKQILQDRRHHLKELMAVLDSLSPLKVVDRGYSIVTKQKVVVKNVEQLSVGDSLHVRLAHGGAQVSVTTLEKE; this is translated from the coding sequence ATGGGATTTTCAGATTGGGCTAATGAGGAGCCCGAAGACAACCAACCTGTGGCTAATGAGCCCCATGTATTTTCTGTATCTGAACTCAACGGTTCGGTACGCGAAATTTTAGAATCTCAGTTTTCGCTAATTTGGCTGCAAGGGGAAATTTCTAATTTCAAGGCCCACACTTCAGGGCATTTTTATTTTAGCCTAAAAGACGACAAAGCTCAGGTGAACGCCGTGATGTTTCGTGGGTTTAATAGTCGCCTGAAATTTCGGCCTGAGTCAGGCATGGAAGTTTTGGTTCGGGGAAAGATCACTGTTTACGAACCCCGCGGCAACTACCAGGTTTTTTGCGAGACCATGGAGCCTGTGGGTGCAGGAGCTTTGCAGAAAGCTTTTGAACAACTCAAAGCCAAACTCCAAAAAGAGGGTCTGTTTGCAAAGGAACGTAAAAAGCCCTTGCCGGCTTTTCCAAAACATATTGCCGTTGTCACCTCACCCACGGGTGCGGCCATTAGGGATATACTCAATGTGCTTAAACGGCGCCACCGGGGCGCTGAGGTCACCGTAGTGCCGGCGCTTGTGCAGGGGCCCACGGCAGCGGCCTCCATAGTTAAGGGCATCGAAGCTGCGAATAAAATCAAAAATATCGATGTGATTATTGTTGGTCGTGGCGGCGGGTCTATTGAAGATCTTTGGTGTTTTAACGAAGAATCTGTGGCTCGCGCCATAGTGGCTTCGCAAAAACCCATCATATCGGCGGTGGGGCATGAAGTGGATTTCACAATATCTGATTTTGTGGCTGATTTGCGCGCTCCCACGCCATCGGCAGCGGCCGAACTTGTGGTGAAAAACTCAGAAGACCTCTTAGAGAGAATCAAACAAATACGGCATCGTTTGTTGCGGTCAATGAACTTTATAATTCATCACCACCGCCAACGATTGACCCATCTGGGCAAGAGACTCATAGATCCTCAACGTCGCCTACAAGATTTAAGTATGCGTTGTGATGAGTTGACTCAGCGTCTAGAACTTTCTGTAGAGCGATTTGTAAGCCTTAAAAGGCAACAGCTGCAGCACTTATTAAAGCGTCTGGGCACCCCGCTTGCGCTGGTAGATCGCCAGCGACAGCGGGTGGCCATGCTAGGGCTTCGCTTGGCCAGTTCGCAAAAACAAATTTTGCAAGACCGTCGCCATCACCTAAAAGAACTGATGGCCGTATTAGATAGTCTAAGCCCGTTAAAAGTGGTGGATCGGGGCTACTCCATAGTTACAAAACAAAAGGTAGTTGTAAAAAATGTCGAACAGCTTTCTGTGGGTGACTCTCTACACGTGCGATTGGCCCATGGAGGAGCCCAAGTGTCAGTGACGACCTTAGAAAAAGAATAG
- a CDS encoding TlyA family RNA methyltransferase translates to MANTPSIRLDQYLVDKGWAPSKSKAQQLIRSGVVTVKNRAGEKTVEKPGFLVSETSVVTVAASDALTYVSRGGLKLAGALKELSINVEGIRALDIGLSTGGFSDCLLQHGATEVVGVDVGHEQVHARLRPEPRLKIFEGVHVRDMNENATLVPHLEKPFDVITVDLSFISITQVLPLISQWLKPSGHLLALIKPQFELGPEALNKRGVVKDPAQYEHLKEKIIGLCKSLGLVVENYIESPILGKAGNREFFVYAKKI, encoded by the coding sequence ATGGCAAACACACCCTCAATACGTCTTGATCAGTATTTAGTCGATAAAGGGTGGGCACCATCAAAATCCAAGGCGCAGCAACTTATTCGCTCAGGTGTTGTTACGGTAAAGAATAGGGCTGGGGAAAAAACAGTGGAAAAGCCCGGTTTTCTTGTCAGTGAAACCAGCGTGGTGACAGTGGCGGCCTCCGATGCATTGACCTATGTGTCGAGAGGAGGATTAAAGCTGGCTGGCGCCCTTAAAGAACTATCTATTAACGTTGAAGGCATTCGGGCTTTAGATATAGGGCTGTCCACGGGTGGGTTTTCGGATTGTCTATTACAGCACGGCGCTACAGAAGTTGTCGGGGTGGACGTGGGCCATGAGCAAGTGCATGCTCGGCTACGCCCTGAGCCACGCTTAAAAATATTTGAAGGCGTACATGTGAGAGACATGAACGAGAATGCCACACTGGTGCCTCACTTAGAGAAACCCTTTGACGTGATCACAGTAGACTTGTCGTTTATTTCGATCACTCAGGTGCTGCCGCTTATTAGTCAATGGCTGAAGCCCAGCGGACATTTGCTGGCCTTGATCAAACCCCAATTTGAGCTGGGGCCAGAGGCCCTAAATAAAAGGGGCGTCGTCAAGGACCCGGCACAATATGAACATCTCAAAGAGAAAATTATCGGACTGTGCAAATCGTTGGGGCTTGTGGTAGAAAATTACATTGAGAGTCCAATTTTAGGTAAAGCCGGTAATCGGGAGTTTTTTGTTTATGCTAAAAAAATCTAA
- a CDS encoding polyprenyl synthetase family protein — protein sequence MSLTDLFKQEIVIVDDYLRNLFAGGKWPSSSMNRLFESMKYSLDNGGKRFRPVLCLLTAEMLGVGKERVLPFAAAVECVHTYSLIHDDLPLMDNDDERRGQPTNHIVYGEAMALLAGDGLSTAAFSTIAENYSSDPGVGLELVRVLAQAAGPLGMVGGQAIDIEALGGKVLTVDELTLTHKLKTGALIASAVEGAAVVAKVDAEDRAHLREFGEKLGLAFQLADDILDYDKNNPEASGFPSLMGLEETKKALTQLTEEMQSSLVAYGEKAHKLGSLSQYNLNRTV from the coding sequence ATGAGCCTGACTGATCTTTTTAAACAAGAAATCGTCATTGTGGATGATTACCTGCGCAATCTTTTTGCGGGTGGCAAGTGGCCCTCCAGCAGTATGAACCGACTTTTTGAGTCGATGAAATACTCTCTCGACAATGGCGGAAAACGCTTTCGGCCAGTGCTTTGTTTGTTGACGGCTGAAATGTTGGGCGTAGGTAAAGAGCGGGTCTTACCCTTTGCTGCCGCTGTTGAATGTGTTCATACTTATTCGTTGATCCATGATGATTTACCACTCATGGACAACGACGATGAGCGACGCGGCCAACCCACTAATCATATCGTCTACGGTGAGGCCATGGCACTGCTGGCAGGTGACGGTCTGTCGACGGCGGCATTTTCAACCATCGCCGAAAACTATTCTTCAGATCCAGGCGTGGGACTTGAGCTGGTGCGTGTGTTGGCCCAAGCAGCAGGTCCACTGGGTATGGTTGGCGGGCAGGCCATTGATATTGAAGCTTTGGGTGGCAAGGTGTTAACGGTGGATGAATTAACTCTCACACATAAATTAAAAACCGGAGCACTCATAGCTTCTGCGGTAGAGGGAGCGGCGGTGGTGGCGAAAGTCGATGCTGAAGACCGCGCTCATTTGCGTGAGTTTGGTGAAAAGCTCGGCTTGGCCTTTCAACTGGCCGACGATATTTTGGATTATGACAAAAATAACCCAGAAGCTTCGGGGTTTCCGTCGCTTATGGGTCTTGAGGAAACCAAAAAAGCGCTCACTCAGCTGACCGAGGAAATGCAATCAAGTCTTGTGGCCTATGGCGAAAAAGCCCACAAATTGGGGTCGTTGAGTCAATACAACTTAAACCGAACTGTTTAA
- a CDS encoding patatin-like phospholipase family protein encodes MLKKSKVGLVVGLWALYFVVGCASVSERFEQRKQKIDSPQSEPSKDSEVHVITSEESVGDTWLKQPQPQEPLAPPKVGLILGPGGVKAFAHTGVIKELVKAKIPIDSIIGIEWGALPAALYAENGKVHGAEWKLYKLEQKDLAKRGFFTKKLEANSINTLSEFFEKNLEKSDIGSMQVDFACPSLSIYSGTLSWQQRGSVMEALKKCMPYPPLFQPNDHWVAGAFSVDEAISRMKAAKIEVIVFVNVLSDGEPLKQDELKNSYVSAVVWQELIRHLKKSASAASYVVNVNTRNYKLLDFGSARSIFSAGEQAGEKAARELAKKYGF; translated from the coding sequence ATGCTAAAAAAATCTAAAGTGGGGTTAGTTGTGGGGCTATGGGCCCTTTATTTTGTCGTGGGATGTGCCTCGGTTTCAGAACGATTTGAACAGCGTAAACAAAAAATCGACAGCCCCCAAAGTGAACCATCAAAAGATTCTGAAGTTCATGTGATTACCAGTGAAGAGTCCGTGGGTGACACTTGGTTGAAGCAACCGCAGCCCCAGGAACCCTTGGCCCCCCCCAAGGTGGGTTTAATTCTCGGGCCAGGTGGCGTGAAGGCCTTTGCTCACACGGGTGTAATCAAAGAGCTTGTGAAAGCAAAAATCCCCATTGATTCTATTATCGGTATTGAATGGGGAGCGTTGCCGGCGGCGTTGTATGCCGAAAATGGAAAAGTTCATGGTGCCGAGTGGAAGCTCTACAAGCTGGAACAAAAAGATTTGGCAAAGCGGGGTTTTTTCACAAAGAAGCTTGAGGCCAACAGCATAAACACATTGTCTGAGTTTTTCGAAAAGAACTTAGAAAAGTCGGATATCGGCAGCATGCAGGTGGATTTTGCATGTCCCAGTCTGTCGATTTATTCTGGCACGTTAAGTTGGCAACAGCGTGGATCAGTGATGGAGGCCCTTAAAAAATGTATGCCTTATCCGCCGCTGTTTCAACCCAATGACCATTGGGTGGCCGGAGCTTTTTCTGTGGATGAGGCCATTTCGCGCATGAAGGCGGCAAAGATTGAAGTGATTGTCTTTGTGAATGTCTTATCTGATGGCGAGCCCTTAAAGCAAGACGAGTTAAAAAACAGCTACGTCTCGGCGGTGGTTTGGCAAGAGCTGATTCGCCACTTAAAAAAATCAGCGAGTGCAGCCAGTTATGTGGTGAATGTTAACACACGAAACTATAAGTTGCTTGATTTTGGCAGCGCCCGGTCTATATTTTCAGCCGGCGAACAGGCCGGTGAAAAAGCCGCGCGTGAGCTTGCTAAAAAGTATGGGTTCTAG